One window of the Zea mays cultivar B73 chromosome 3, Zm-B73-REFERENCE-NAM-5.0, whole genome shotgun sequence genome contains the following:
- the LOC100274332 gene encoding F-box protein SKP2A, translating to MDSAQQPTGELNNSFDTLMVSGGDQSRQPQDAGNETSFTNWKDLPMELLLRIISLVGDDRIVIVASGVCTGWRDTLGWGVANLSLSWCQDRMNDLVISLAHKFTKLQVLSLRQIRPQLEDSGVEAVANHCHDLRELDLSRSFRLSDRSLYALAHGCPQLTRLNISGCSSFSDVALVFLSSQCGNLRCLNLCGCVRAASDRALQAIACYCGQLQSLNLGWCDGITDKGVTSLASGCPELRAVDLCGCVLITDESVVALANGCLHLRSLGLYYCQNITDRAMYSLAANSRVRSRGRGWDATAKSGGGGKDRERDGLASLNISQCTALTPPAVQAVCDSFPALHTCPERHSLNISGCLSLTSVHCACALHPHRAGRVILSNHAY from the exons ATGGATAGTGCACAGCAGCCCACTGGGGAATTGAACAATTCGTTCGATACTCTTATGGTTTCTGGAGGTGACCAGAGTCGACAGCCTCAGGATGCTGGCAATGAAACGAGCTTCACGAATTGGAAAGACCTCCCCATGGAGCTGCTCCTGCGTATCATTTCACTAGTTGGAGATGACAGGATAGTCATTGTGGCCTCCGGTGTATGCACAGGATGGCGTGACACCTTGGGGTGGGGGGTTGCAAATCTTTCACTATCATG GTGCCAGGACCGCATGAATGACTTGGTGATATCACTGGCTCACAAATTCACGAAGCTGCAAGTTCTATCTCTACGCCAGATCAGGCCTCAGCTAGAAGACAGCGGCGTGGAGGCCGTGGCAAACCACTGCCACGACCTGCGCGAGCTGGATCTCAGCAGAAGCTTCAGGCTGAGCGACCGGTCCTTGTACGCCCTGGCGCACGGGTGCCCTCAGCTTACCAGGCTCAACATCAGCGGGTGCTCCAGTTTCAGCGACGTGGCGCTCGTGTTCCTCTCCAGCCAGTGCGGGAACCTGAGATGCCTGAACCTGTGCGGGTGTGTGAGGGCGGCCTCTGACAGAGCGCTACAG GCCATCGCCTGTTACTGTGGCCAGCTGCAGTCGTTGAACCTGGGCTGGTGTGATGGCATCACTGACAAGGGGGTGACCAGCCTGGCTTCGGGATGCCCTGAACTCAGGGCCGTCGACCTGTGCGGCTGTGTTCTTATAACAG ATGAGAGCGTGGTTGCGCTGGCGAACGGCTGCCTTCACCTGCGCTCCCTGGGTCTCTACTACTGCCAGAACATCACGGACCGCGCCATGTACTCCCTGGCCGCCAACAGCCGCGTGAGGAGTCGGGGCCGGGGCTGGGACGCGACAGCGAAGAGCGGCGGCGGTGGCAAGGACCGGGAGCGGGACGGACTGGCGAGCCTGAACATCAGCCAGTGCACGGCGCTGACCCCGCCCGCGGTGCAGGCGGTGTGCGACTCGTTCCCGGCGCTGCACACGTGCCCGGAGCGGCACTCGCTCAACATCAGCGGGTGCCTCAGCCTAACCTCCGTGCACTGCGCCTGTGCGCTGCACCCTCACCGGGCCGGGCGAGTCATCCTCTCCAACCACGCCTACTGA